The following coding sequences are from one Burkholderia stabilis window:
- a CDS encoding nucleobase:cation symporter-2 family protein, producing the protein MQPASSAQPASHGADAAEAARDLVYGPNDRPAPMVAFVAALQHLLAIIVPIVTPGLLICQALGVSSRDTTLIVSMSLVISGIATFVQCKRFGPLGAGLLIVQGTSFNFVGPLIAGGSLMVKQGTPVETVMAAIFGVVIAGSFVEMGVSRILPFVKRLITPLVTGIVVLLIGLTLIKVGLISMGGGYGAMAKGTFASAENLTLSGLVLGTIILLNRVPIVWVRSTALVIALLIGYLAAAFLGRLDFTGMHQAALFQVPTPLHFGIGFSWSLFVPMLIIYLVTSLEAIGDVTATSKISNEPVEGPVWMQRIKGGVLVNGANSLLAGVFNTFPSSVFAQNNGVIQITGVASRYVGIWIAGMLVVLGLFPVVAGVLQAVPEPVLGGAAMVMFGAVAASGINILAGVQLDRRALLIIAVSLALGLGVSQVPDILNSLPHALKNVLESGVATGGICALVMNWFLPEKK; encoded by the coding sequence ATGCAACCCGCCTCCTCCGCCCAACCCGCCTCCCACGGCGCCGATGCCGCAGAAGCGGCCCGCGACCTCGTCTATGGCCCGAACGACCGGCCGGCGCCGATGGTCGCTTTCGTCGCCGCGCTGCAGCACCTGCTGGCGATCATCGTGCCGATCGTCACGCCCGGCCTGCTGATCTGCCAGGCGCTAGGCGTGTCCAGCCGCGATACGACCCTGATCGTGTCGATGTCGCTGGTGATTTCCGGCATCGCCACCTTCGTCCAGTGCAAGCGCTTCGGCCCGCTGGGCGCCGGCCTGCTGATCGTCCAGGGCACGAGCTTCAACTTCGTCGGCCCGCTGATCGCCGGCGGCAGCCTGATGGTCAAGCAGGGCACGCCGGTCGAGACCGTGATGGCCGCGATCTTCGGCGTCGTCATCGCCGGTTCGTTCGTCGAGATGGGCGTGTCGCGCATCCTGCCGTTCGTGAAGCGCCTGATCACGCCGCTCGTCACCGGCATCGTCGTGCTGCTGATCGGCCTCACGCTGATCAAGGTCGGCCTCATCAGCATGGGCGGCGGATATGGTGCGATGGCCAAGGGCACGTTCGCGAGCGCCGAGAACCTGACGCTGTCGGGCCTCGTGCTCGGCACGATCATCCTGCTGAACCGCGTGCCGATCGTCTGGGTGCGCAGCACCGCGCTCGTCATCGCGCTCCTGATCGGCTACCTCGCGGCCGCGTTCCTCGGCCGCCTCGATTTCACCGGCATGCACCAGGCCGCGCTGTTCCAGGTGCCGACGCCGCTTCACTTCGGCATCGGCTTCTCGTGGTCGCTGTTCGTGCCGATGCTGATCATCTACCTCGTCACGTCGCTCGAAGCGATCGGCGACGTCACCGCCACCAGCAAGATCTCGAACGAGCCGGTCGAAGGGCCGGTGTGGATGCAACGGATCAAGGGCGGCGTGCTCGTCAACGGCGCGAACTCGCTGCTGGCCGGCGTGTTCAATACGTTCCCGAGCTCGGTGTTCGCGCAGAACAACGGCGTGATCCAGATCACCGGCGTCGCGAGCCGCTACGTCGGCATCTGGATCGCGGGCATGCTCGTGGTGCTCGGCCTGTTCCCGGTCGTCGCCGGCGTGCTGCAGGCCGTGCCGGAACCCGTGCTCGGCGGCGCGGCGATGGTGATGTTCGGCGCGGTGGCCGCATCGGGCATCAACATTCTCGCGGGCGTCCAGCTCGACCGTCGCGCGCTGCTGATCATCGCGGTGTCGCTCGCGCTCGGCCTCGGCGTGTCGCAGGTGCCGGACATCCTGAACAGCCTGCCGCACGCGCTGAAGAACGTGCTGGAATCGGGCGTCGCGACGGGCGGCATCTGCGCGCTCGTGATGAACTGGTTCCTGCCGGAAAAGAAGTAA
- a CDS encoding LysR family transcriptional regulator: protein MDSLRSMRVFVRAIELGNFSAVAREEGTGQPTISKIVAALEKELGVRLLERSTTSLAPTDEGRRFYDRCKRVLDEYESAVAEVRGQTLRPVGKLVVNAPLGLGELRLNALVLEFLAAWPEIDVELHLTDRVVDLVEEGVDVAIRLGHVLPPDVVARHVASSPRLLVATPRYVSQASAIRRPADLAKHEYVGYARADIGSELEFARGDEKIAVPVHGRYRVNSSIALRECFLAGRAVGSAPAWLVQDLIDTGQLVRLLPKWDMVPPHALHLVYASRRYLPLRTRTFLQFMAQRIPELPGFSAIATTAAPGSRRTR from the coding sequence ATGGATTCGCTGCGATCGATGCGCGTGTTCGTCCGCGCGATCGAGCTGGGCAATTTTTCGGCGGTCGCGCGCGAGGAAGGCACCGGCCAGCCGACGATCAGCAAGATCGTCGCCGCGCTCGAAAAGGAACTCGGCGTGCGCCTGCTCGAACGCTCGACGACCAGCCTCGCGCCGACCGACGAAGGCCGCCGGTTCTACGACCGCTGCAAGCGCGTGCTCGACGAATACGAAAGCGCGGTGGCCGAGGTGCGCGGACAAACGCTGCGGCCGGTCGGCAAGCTGGTCGTCAACGCGCCGCTCGGGCTGGGCGAGTTGCGGCTGAACGCGCTCGTGCTCGAATTCCTCGCCGCATGGCCGGAGATCGACGTCGAGCTGCACCTGACCGATCGCGTGGTCGATCTGGTCGAGGAGGGCGTCGATGTCGCCATTCGCCTCGGCCATGTACTGCCGCCGGATGTCGTCGCGCGCCACGTCGCGTCGTCGCCGCGGCTGCTGGTGGCCACGCCGCGCTACGTGTCGCAGGCGAGCGCGATCCGCCGGCCGGCAGACCTGGCGAAGCACGAATATGTCGGATACGCGCGCGCGGACATCGGCAGCGAACTGGAATTTGCGCGGGGCGACGAGAAGATCGCCGTTCCCGTGCACGGCCGGTATCGCGTGAACAGCTCGATCGCGCTGCGGGAATGCTTCCTGGCCGGGCGCGCGGTGGGCAGCGCGCCGGCGTGGCTCGTGCAGGACCTGATCGACACCGGGCAGCTCGTCCGGTTGCTGCCGAAGTGGGACATGGTGCCGCCGCATGCGCTGCACCTCGTGTATGCGTCGCGCCGGTATCTGCCGCTCAGGACCCGCACGTTCCTGCAATTCATGGCGCAACGGATTCCCGAACTGCCCGGGTTCAGCGCGATCGCGACGACGGCCGCGCCCGGATCGCGGCGAACCCGCTGA